The Aspergillus oryzae RIB40 DNA, chromosome 5 genome segment GCTTAAGCATGGAGATCCAGCTGTTTGAACGCACTTGCATAGAGCACCGACACGAGTTTCGCGCCTCGTATATGCACCCGGACTTTGTGGCCCGACAAAAGGTCCTGTCAGCTAAATTAAGGAACTGGCATACTGCCTTTACCGTCCTCATAGATGGCCTGCGCACGAAAGACGGTTATTCACTGCAACAAATTGGCACAGGCGCCCTTCTTTTAACTTACTACGAAATGTCATTCGTGATACTCGCAACCTGCACATCGTCTTCACACATGATATACGACACTTATACACCAAGCTTCCAGAATATAATTGAACAGTCTGGGGTCGCTATGAATGCTTTAGCACGATCAGACGGCACACAACCGCCGTTCACATTCGAAATCAACGTCGGTTTTCCGCTTTGGTTTACCTGCCTCAGGTGTCGTGAACCCAAGATTCGACGTATGGCACTAGCTTTGTTTCGCCGAGGACCTCAGGCGCAGGCTTTCTACAACTCTGCTGGAGCAGCAGTCCTTGGTGAAAGGGTCATGCTGCTAGAAGAAGCGCTAGCAATTAGAGCAAACCAAGGCAAAACCAAGCCTCTGAAACTGGACTCAACCAAAACAGCTATAGATAGTCATGCCTATAGTGCGGGCCATAGTAGCGACGCTTCCAGCGTCGATTCTAGCTATCTCCCTGTTACTCAAGACACCAAACTTGAGGCACACTCATATCCGGTGCCGGCAGGCCGGGCAGCCACGACTCCCACCACACTATTCGTTCCGGAAGAGGCACGCCTTGGACCCATTGGCATCTTTCGGTCACAAGACGGATTCCCGCCAGGaacaaaagaggaagaagtcgaaaagTGGAACAAAAGGCGCGATCAGCGCTTTTTACGATTCTCCCGGAACGAGCATGACCAAGCCAGCGACACTTGGCATGTTGTTCATGAATATGTTCCTATTGATGTTTAATTAGAGTATGAACTATCTTAATGTGTATCGCATAACCCGTAGCCAACTGAAAGTACGCCGTAAGACGCGATAGCAATTACTCATCAACTTACTTGCCGTTAAAGTTCAGGTTTCCCACCTAGAGTCAGGCACACATACCTGCAGATCTTATTTCTAAAGCTGTGGGTGCCAAGCCTAATATGTGGTGGCTGTTATTCCATCTTAAACCACACACCGGCTATCTTTATAAGCTTATTCACAAGGTGCTCCGTAGGAGGTATCTCCTACCTGGAGCTTTATTGGATCGAGACACAGCCAGCAAATGCACCGTGTATACAATACGCAGATATTCTTGATTCCTTGCATCTTGGGTGCCACTTCAGCCGGCCATCTTATAGCAAAACCCCACAGGAaatgttggagatgttgagCAGTTACGAACTCTCAGGCGGGATTCAGTGCACTCTACAACAACTAGATCAACAATTTGATTACGGCACTTATGCAAAGGCAATAACTTTACGTTTCAACGGACAAACTATGAGTATGTCGATATGTAAGACGACGCGCTTGAGCAACAGCATTCCTGTTTGTGACCGTGATATACCTTGCGGATTTGAGTCAACATAGATCATGGCTGCATAAATCCGCCTCTCCCCAAATAGCCGAAGCGTAGCTAGGCATCTTACATGAGCTGAACTGCAGGTGTAACTTGGAGGGAAGAGGGGTCAGGCGCAGCTAGGTGGAACGGCGCACATGTAGGAGCACTCTAACAATAGTGGTTCTAGGTAGCATATATAGAGGTACGCGGCCGCCGCTTCGCAAAGGAGCCTCGCCAGTCAGAATCTACACGTGCATTGCCTAGCTGAATGTCATCAGCCTTCATCTATATCATTAACATCAAGATGACCAGCGGAATCCACGTTCACCCTCCGTGGCCCTACCAGTCCAGTGACAATGCACCGGTGCCGTAGCCCTATACTACGACCCCAGCAGAACTACACCCAGTCGGCACAACTAGTATTCTTTGAAAGTTTCCCTGTACTCGATGTAGCAAACAGTAGGCAGCAAGTCTTACGCAAAAGTCAGCATCAACTCTACATCGACATCGTTCGAGCAATAATATGAAGCAAATTCACCTTCCAGACCCCCTGTTGTGAGATCTGTCATGGACTGCCTTGAACCCAAACAGCCAACGTAGCAATGGTAGTGTAAATCATAAACACGAAACCAAGCACCATCATAGCAATATCTCCCCGTTTCTCCCACGGAAGCTCGGCCACGCCTTTCCAATGCAGATACGCCGGGTATATATAGACCAGCGGTACACACGCAAACGACCCGATTATGGAAACAAATTTGTCCAAGTCACCCGCACCaacggaggagatgaaggcACAGCATAAAACGAGGACCATTCGGAAgatattcttcttccatttgaTTGACGTGTCACCTTTCCCGGACTTGTGCCCAAAGAGCTTGCCCTCCATGATACGGGTAGCTGGAAACAGTTGAATTGGAGCGCCCACTAGGATTGCAAGGGAGTAAAGAAATTGGATCGTGTTGACAAGTCTGTCTGTTTGGGGGAAATTGCTGAAGATCTCTGTCTGAGTCCGGTTACCGAATGTAGCATAAGATAATGCGCCCACTGCTGTGAAGAGTGTAGTGATGATCGCCATGACGATGTATAGAAGACGGTCGAAATGTTGCGGCTTCCTCATTGAGGACTGGATTGGCAATACGAGACCGATACCTTCGAAGGTGAAAATCGACGAACCGATGGTCAGCGTGAATGAGTGCGGGTTGAATAGCTCGACGGTTGGGTCTGCTCCCGGTCGCGTTACGAGAGTCGCAACGTCGTACCAGTAGATATATCCTAGTCCCAGGAGAATGAACACATCGGAAAGCAGCGCTGCCGGACCCAGCTTAGAGATGTTTCGAATCCAAGCGAGCGGAATGAGCACGAGCAATTGGAGCAAGATCAAACTCCCCGTCGAGATATTAGTCGCCATGGCCTTTAAGAAGGCCTGAATATTCTCGGcggtgaagatgaaacacGTGCACACGAAGCCAATCTgagagatggtgatggaCGAGAGGATAAGGGACCGGAGACGAGGTCCTGCAATCCGCTCACCAATTTCGCCATAACCCCCACCATATTGTCGACGACACtgcaggagaaggcgaaagCACACAGTGGTGATCAACGCAACCGTCACTAGCGTAATCgaggaaaataaaattcCTCCGTTGCGGAATGCTTTGGGCAGGAAAATAATGCCTGTGCCAACGAACGCCTTCAGCAGTGTGAAAAATGTTTTCATATTGGATGCGTCACCCGGACGGCCGACTCGTGAACGCCGCCGGGCCCTCTGGATCAAGGGGGTTTGCTCCCATGGCAATGTCCTAGTTTCCCGGTCTTCGCTGACCACCGAATCTTCCTCCGTCTCTGCTAGATCCTCGCCGGCAAAATTACCATATAGATCGAGGAAATCGAGGAAGGACGTCGTCACCCCCGGAGAATCGAAATTGCCATTCTTGTGCTGTTGCACGAAATGGCGACGGAAGCTGCCGGGCTCCATAGCTGCGACACCCTCTTCTATTGCATCTTCCGCCTCTCTTGGGGGAACGGAAAAGCTTGCGGCCCGTTTATCTATCTTCGCCTGCTTAGACTTGGCTTCAATCCGGTAAAGGTCACGGTGTATGTCGCCACCTTGAAGTAGGAGAGAGGACTGCGGTTCCGGGCTGTCCTCCGCACCTTCGTGGGTCGTTTCTGAGGGGGCAAAGGTCTCATCCTGCAGCGAGGCTGTGAACTGAGGGTTGAGGTGCTGGGCCAGGATAGCCTCGCGGGCCTCGGAGTCCTGGTCTCGAGGCGTGGAGCTAAGGTACTGGTCGGACATGATGAAGCTGGGTGGTTACACGGTTCGTAGAGTGAGCGACGGATCAAGGAATTTCCAGGAACCGACGCGGGGAAGATCAGTCACATTCTGCTGAATGCgaacagaggaagaaaacctttcttttcgggacggcgaagaagaatataGAACAAAAAGACGTCAGAAGACGACGTCACTCTGCAGTCTCTACGGAATCACTGCGGTCACATGACGGGGCTATAcgaaacaaacaagaacgCCTTCTAGTCCTCTTCGAGACTAGATGATCACACCGCCTGACTCGGGTCTGTCATTGGTTGGAATCGGTTTGCATCCATTGCACCCTTGCATCACCAGTTGGTTCCACTCGTTTCCAATGTGAACAATGGGTTCGTGATACGTAGTATGAGGTCTTTACGAACAAGCAGAATTaattgttcttcttttcaatgtCTTTTCTGTATCCACTCAGTTTGTCTAGTTCAGTAATGCGGGACAATGCACAATTTCTATCCTACTTCATTGATCTCCACTAATAATCCGGATACacgatatatattttaaCGAGTGCTAGTACTGATTTGATCATGCATGGTCCATCAACCATAGTACTTAAACTAAAGGAAGTCCTCATTCGACCAGCCTTACCCTTACAACGGGTCCTCTATACACCTTCCGCGCGTAAGCGTGGTAGTATGCCATGGCAAAGAGAGTCACGCCGCTGAATATGACGATACTCCAGTTCATTGACTGCGCAGTGACATGACGCGTGACTGGGAAAAAGCTAAACACAAAAATGACCATTAAAACGAGAATCGAAATCGAGTCGATGACCGGCGTGAACTTTCCCATGCTCCAGCGTGCTGGAGGCAGGGGTTGGTTTCTCCATCGACGGAGGCGGACGCAGCTAATCGAAATGATGTACGACGACAGGAGAGCCGCAGTTCCCAGGGACATAATGGCATTAAAGGCCACGGATGAGCCGATGTTGATAAGCGAGAGGAGAGACACGATGATAAGGCTGAGGAATAAGGCATTGAGTGGAACGGTGAAGGTAGGGCTTATCTGCAATAAGTCGGAATGTAAACAACATGAATCTGAcatcttttccattttccctcttatatttcctttgtttctttgccagggaagaaaagtgcACATACGAACCTGACATAGGATTCCTGAAAATGGGAGGCCTTGGTCCCGGGCGAAGGCATAGACCTGCCGCGATGTCGTCGCAACGTTGCTGATGGCAGCGCAGAACTGCATGACCATAATCACTACTGTCATACCAGTTGCAGCTTTCACAGATCCGGTGGAGTTTAGGAAAACTTGGATGAAGGGGAAGCCTGTTTGAGACTCCAACACTTCATCAATGTTTCCCACGCAGAATGCGTAAGTCACAATCATGACGAATCCCGTCGCGCCATTCAGAATAAGAGTCCAGATCATTCCTTGCGGAAGTACGCGAGATGCATCCTGGATTTCTTCGGCTGTATTTCGTGAGCTTAGTGTCTGGACgctgggaagaaaagagttTCTTACACATGTGGACAGCTGAGTCGGGGCCTTGATGCGATATAACTGCTGATTAGACCCTCCGTTTTGGTCGGGCTTCTGGACACTTACCAATCAATGCATATATCGGCCCAACCAGTCCTACTAAGCATGACAAGCCATTGCTACCCCAGTCGCCGCGATCCTCAATAGACCCAAATACTTCCGATGGTGCTACGGAAGGCGACAAGACCCAGAGGGGAATCAGGATaccaaagaaaccaaaacaaTGGACGATCAAGATAACCCCCTCGATCAAGGGTAGCTTCTGGGCTAAGAATGTGTTGAACATCAACGCGACGACTGCTACTGCGATAACCAACAGCGTGACATGCCATGGCTCATAGGTATATGAATCGGGATAGTTGATGGCAATCACACCGACCAACATGTTGGCTACCGTGTATGAACAGCCGGCGATCCCAGTATGCCAGCCTAGCACGCACACCCACCCGGTGATGTAGCTCAAGGGCTTTTGACAACTCCGGGGTGCGAATTCTGATACCCAATGGTATTGGCCGCCGGACGTGGGCGCCCTAGTCTTTATTGTCAGTGGACCAGAGCTATGGGCTGGTTATGTGATTTGGGAGAGCGATACATCGAagccatctccgccatcgAGAGAATCACAAAGCTGAATCCTATTAGACCTCCAAGGTAGGTGTATATCATACCCCCCTTTCCGCCATTCGTCAAGCCATTTGAAGAGCCACTGATTGAATGTCAATCATAACTGCACTTTTCTAACTTAATAGGCAAGGTGGCACTAACAAGAGTACCGCTTCCCAAGTGCACATCAACACTGCACTGAAGCCGAGGACAGATAGAAACCGAAAGTTCCGCTGCAAGCCATTAATCATTTCAGTATATGCCACCCTAAGAATGTATCTGCAATCGCTTACATTCAGCTCCTGATCCCTGCCCACACGCCACATGTCCATCATGTCCTGTACCGTCCCATGTTTATCAGAAGGATTGTCTTCGGGTGCTGTGGCGTATGCCACTGACCCTACTGCTTTCTCGGTCCGCATTGTCTGTGGGATATATTGTACCAGGCAGTGCCGAAACGTGTAGGGCTAGAGGGACGTTCAGGAGTTGACAACGGAGGGACACAATCTTTCAAAATTTATGGGCGACAATTTGCACACTGTGCTTCGGAACCGTGCGTCTTTAGGAGTATTCCTTGCATGGGCCTAGACAAGGATTATCATTCCGACAGCTACGCTGCTCAGAGGGTCCACCGTCAAGCCAGACATTTTAATCCCGGCAAACGGCCGATATCCCAGCAAATAATCACCTGTAGCCCGATGTAACGTTGAACAACTCGGGTAAGGGAGTCTGGTTAGAATGAACCTCTCAGGAAAACACCTTCGTGTCCAAAGGGAATATTCGACTGACAATATGTTATAGCATCTTTCAACCCGTCCCCATAAAGCCAATAAGTACTATCCTGTACAGGCTTTGGAATTGAAGTACGATCGACACATAAGCTTGACCTAAAGCCCACCGACCACCTTAGTGGATTCCTTCCGGCCGTGAACCAGGGTGGTATGGTCCCATTCACTTGAAACGTCACCCTTTATCCTATGATTTGGCTCCATATTGCTACTAATTGGCTGCGGTACAAGTCTAGATGACTCCGTTAAGAACATAGTACGCTAGTGGCCGATCCCTGCCCTGCTCAGTATTGGAAACCCCCGGTCTCCTAGGAGCTGGACAAGACTTGGCCCCTGATGAGTGCGACAATTCGCGTAGTACCTGTACCTCGGTCGGAAAGTCCCGATCGCCCACAAAGATACTTGATACCATCGACTATAATGTATTCCTAGCTGAATTCAGTAGATGGTCTAATTGATGTTACCTTTGAGCGTTGGTGGAGAGCCCTTGATCTATCGCTATAATCATGGTCTATTAAGCGGCATGGACATTGAGTTATATTGTATCTTCTACTCCCTAGATGGCGGGGATCTGAAATTGCATTTCCTTTCGatcggagaaggaaaaaatgtCTCCACACCTGTCCTCCCCAAATCTTGACtctggtcttcttcctctcgcgACTGAGTGAGGTGAACCATGGGAGGACCCTATCCAATAACGCCAACAGATCAGAGAGGGTTAATTATTATCACTGCGACAATGTTCATGTCATGGATGTGTACAGTGTGTCTCTTCCGTCTTTACATGAGGCTTGTCATGAACGGTCCCTTAGGGGCGGATGACTTCGCAGCTTTTGCGGGTGGTGTACGTCTGTAACAAGCCAATGACATTCCCCAGGCTTTCTATTCTAGCTAGTTATAATAGAGAGCATTCCAGGTACTAGTCAACACGATAGGCACTTGGAATAGGCCATGTGGGAGCCATTATGGCTTCCGTGTCACACGGGTTCGGAAGGCCCATGCAAGAAATGCCAGCAAGTGAGGCAAGAAGCGCACGAAAGGTGCTTAAATTCATTTTCGGTCGGCGAACCTACTGTCAGATGCCCATTCTGATCCGTTAACTAGGCCCTATATGCTGCCGACCTACTTTTTCTGGCCGGTCATAGCGCCGCTAAAGTTTCCGTCTGTCTCCTGCTGCGCCGGCTGGGACGAGTAACGAAGTACCTCAATGGGTGCAACATTGCACTCATCGTGATCGGCCTGTGGACGGTCGCATCGATTATTGGAATCGCGATCAGTGGGCAACCGAGCAACCACTGGAATTTGAGTCGTAGTGCTATCGATCGTGTGGGCAGCACCGTTTCCCTTTTGCAATGCGTGGCTGATAAGGAAAGGTATAGAATACCGGATGGAAGGTTCTCACGACGGTGGATATTATGATAGAGGCGTTCCTTGTGGGCTTAAGCATTCTCCTAGTTTGGGGTATCCAAATGCCGCGAAAGCGAAAAGTGGCGGTTATATGTGCGTTTAGTACGAGGACGGCGTAAGCATTAACGCGACGGACACGTGTGCTGGCAATAAATGCTAATTCATTTCGCTATATTTGACGATCATAGCATAATCGCTGTCGCCGTTGTCCGACAAGTATACCTCAACCACGCATTCGAAGAACCTCGTCTCCCAGTTCGCGTGTCAAATGCTGTGATCGCTACGGAAGTGCTACTTCACTGTAGTCTCATGGCCGCCACCATACCATGTATCAAACCCTTCCTCGCATCTTTTGATACCGGTTGGGGCCAAGGAACGATCAAGCGAGACGGCTCATATTTCGCACAGTCAACAGAAATCGAGTCGCATAATGTACCACACCGTTCTCAAAATATAGCGGAACTCGTGATGGTCTTTCCGGGCTCGGCACAATCTCAGGATAGTCAAAGCTCGCGCCAGTTCATCATCCGCGGAGAGCGAGAATCGATTTCAGAAATAGAACTTATCGATATGGATCGGCGAAGTGTGCAATATATGGAATGATACATAGGATGTTATTCCTTGAAAATACACACAACATCTGAAAGGCACGGTGCAGGGGAATAAGTACACGAAAAGTAGTCCTCCAACGCCAATACACATAACCTGGTCCTACAGGAGACAAAAGTCATTACTCTTTCAATTCAGCCTTCTAGGCTCTCTGACCATGGGATTGGCTCCTTCAGGAGTATCGTCAAGGCCTCCCAGTAGCTCGAACCCGAACTTCCGATACAGTCCAACCCCCTGTTTACTGGAGGCTATGTAGATTGCGACACCGTTGCGGTCAGCTTGATCACATCCCCATTGCACCAACAGGGAAGCAGCACCTCGCCGCTGATGATCAGGATTGGTGGCCAGCATATCTAGGTCTATAACGTGATTAAAACCAACGTATGTCAGTCggggggagggggttgtACAGTAGTGCTCTCGTCCTTGCATCAATCTTCTGCGCTGCTTCTCTATGCCCCCGAAGAATTGGTCGCAGAGCTCGGCATTCGACTCGGGATGCCATGGCGGATATCGCTCACCACACCTATCCGGCTGCAGGTCCCATTTTCCGTATGCGAGGATATCACCGGGGTGAGCGGCATCGACGACCTTGAGATACTTCTGGTATGGTTTGTTCACGAGGTCATGGTAATTGGCTTCATTCCACCACGTGCGCACGGCGGGGGTGTCGGGAAACAACTCCAGGTTGTGTGGCGTCGTACTGAAGGCGCGGAACCATACTTCGCTGATCTTGGGGATGTCCTCTGGACTCACTTCCCTAAGTCTGAGGGTCGACTGATTCGCCATTTTCTCGAATAACTGCTGAGGTTTTCCAAAGTAAGCCAGAATGACATATCAGTTATACAGGTCTAATATTTATATCGGCCGGGTCGTGCAATCCTCACACCGTTTCCCCTCCATTCACAAAGATGGTAGGGAATCCTCGGCCGGTCCACGGATGGACTGTGCGCTGTACCACTCTATTCATTGTCGTTACCCAAAAGTCAATGATGTCAGGCACGTCGCTTTTAAGTTCCAACCCGGGCAGGTGGATACTCTGAACCATACGGATCTTGTGGATGATTCTGCCGAGAGGTCGAGACCAGGCGAGGCTCCTGGCATGCTTCCTGGCTTTCAGACTCTCTTCACAGGGTACAGTCACCACTGGGAAGGAAATATTACGGCCAGCTAAGGGTAAGTTCCGTCGTTTGGTGAAGTGCTTCCAACCTGCCCAAGCGGTGTGACTATAACCTTATTTCTTTGTTGTGATGgctttctttatttcctgTTCGTATAGGATCTTCCTGGTGAGACGTTCAATGATTGAGTAATGCAATACCAGTAGCTTTCAAAGGATTTCATGTTTCCCCTCCGTTGAAGCCTATGTATCTCTCTATCCCTCTCCTCTTTCGTTTTCCTTCTATTCCCTTTTAACTTTCTTTTCAAGAAAATAACACCCTACACGAGGAAGACCATGAAGTTACCACTGACGCAGAAAGCCCTCCTAAAGTCCCCATAAAATGGATCTGACAGCCCCATATTCCTTCATATCCAAGGTGCATATGCCGTTAGCCGAGGGATATGGAGAAATGAATTGCGTCGATGTCCTCTTTATAGCAATCCTGTTGCAGCGTGGTTGGCGCGATCAAAGGAGGTTTACCAGGCcgtggaagaagtggatcaAGCTTAAATACTGAGACCAAGCTTTTGGAAGTCTTAATTTGTGGGGTTCAACATATAGTACGCTTGGTCCAGTCGAAACCTGGAAACCGGTAGCTTGGCTTGCTTGGTACAAATGCCGATTAACCTCATCTTGGACCGGGGAGGCAAGAGACTTTCAGATCATACTGAATTGAGTAAGAGACTGTAATGGGGAACGTGATATGCGCTATCTTGACTGATATGTGCAAGACCTGTGATACTAGTATTCTGATAATAGTTTGTGCTACGTTTGTCctgatattgagaagattaCTAGTTTTAAAGTGCTATATCACTGAATCACTGCTACGCCATGGCTACCCTCGTATTGGAGGATCCATAGCCTTACCAGAGAGATCAGGTATCATACAGCACGAAAGTGACTTAGACTTCCTATTCTTGGCCGATTACTCAAATGGTCACGCAAGCCCAGAAAACAGAGGCAAATGATGAAGCGCTCGTTATTGTACTTGAGACATGTTTCAAGGGTCATATGTACGTTGGGTGAGATTTGTAAATCTCTCTTTCGTGAACTAGTACCCACCACTATTGAGAAGGTTCCTAAAGATGCTATCTTCCCGGTCCCTGAGAACCATAGGCTCATCTATCTCGACTACCCTTCCCCGATCTAAACCGACGATCAGATCATAACTCAATAGACTGTGAACACGATGGGCAACCGTAAGGACCGTGCATGAACGAAAGGGATCCTGTTGCAGAAGGTCTTGCACGCGAGCATCAGTTTCCACATCGACGCTGCTGGTACCTTCATCTATCAACAGGATCCTAGAATCCCTTGCTTGTACTTTCAGCATGGCACGAGCAAATTGTAGCAGTTGTTGCTCGCCTCGCGAT includes the following:
- a CDS encoding uncharacterized protein (amino acid transporters) — translated: MRTEKAVGSVAYATAPEDNPSDKHGTVQDMMDMWRVGRDQELNVSDCRYILRVAYTEMINGLQRNFRFLSVLGFSAVLMCTWEAVLFSGPLTIKTRAPTSGGQYHWVSEFAPRSCQKPLSYITGWVCVLGWHTGIAGCSYTVANMLVGVIAINYPDSYTYEPWHVTLLVIAVAVVALMFNTFLAQKLPLIEGVILIVHCFGFFGILIPLWVLSPSVAPSEVFGSIEDRGDWGSNGLSCLVGLVGPIYALIGPDSAVHMSEEIQDASRVLPQGMIWTLILNGATGFVMIVTYAFCVGNIDEVLESQTGFPFIQVFLNSTGSVKAATGMTVVIMVMQFCAAISNVATTSRQVYAFARDQGLPFSGILCQISPTFTVPLNALFLSLIIVSLLSLINIGSSVAFNAIMSLGTAALLSSYIISISCVRLRRWRNQPLPPARWSMGKFTPVIDSISILVLMVIFVFSFFPVTRHVTAQSMNWSIVIFSGVTLFAMAYYHAYARKVYRGPVVRVRLVE
- a CDS encoding uncharacterized protein (predicted protein), with protein sequence MSPLLNSPCFLFVVSVINIEPLSRIRKVKCGEEKPNCVRCTSTGRKCEYAGTSSGTFSSTPSTTSIQEYPLSSVPNTVWRERRAFAYYFQQAALSIGGGLDVYFWRTVVPQVCRSEPGVWDAIIALSDLFESPEEHSRPPTEKRRDALGWYSRSVSAIRQRIERGGIDIFVGLISCILFISIEAIQGNEQEALQLYGQGVHLIRMLRTQIACGVISATHASLLEETIVPIFVRLGVVALTIAHLPVSGLLLDNDPVPVQEFVTLKSAREAIARLSMEIQLFERTCIEHRHEFRASYMHPDFVARQKVLSAKLRNWHTAFTVLIDGLRTKDGYSLQQIGTGALLLTYYEMSFVILATCTSSSHMIYDTYTPSFQNIIEQSGVAMNALARSDGTQPPFTFEINVGFPLWFTCLRCREPKIRRMALALFRRGPQAQAFYNSAGAAVLGERVMLLEEALAIRANQGKTKPLKLDSTKTAIDSHAYSAGHSSDASSVDSSYLPVTQDTKLEAHSYPVPAGRAATTPTTLFVPEEARLGPIGIFRSQDGFPPGTKEEEVEKWNKRRDQRFLRFSRNEHDQASDTWHVVHEYVPIDV
- a CDS encoding GNAT family N-acetyltransferase (predicted protein), coding for MANQSTLRLREVSPEDIPKISEVWFRAFSTTPHNLELFPDTPAVRTWWNEANYHDLVNKPYQKYLKVVDAAHPGDILAYGKWDLQPDRCGERYPPWHPESNAELCDQFFGGIEKQRRRLMQGREHYCTTPSPRLTYVGFNHVIDLDMLATNPDHQRRGAASLLVQWGCDQADRNGVAIYIASSKQGVGLYRKFGFELLGGLDDTPEGANPMVREPRRLN
- a CDS encoding putative amino acid transporter (amino acid transporters), with translation MSDQYLSSTPRDQDSEAREAILAQHLNPQFTASLQDETFAPSETTHEGAEDSPEPQSSLLLQGGDIHRDLYRIEAKSKQAKIDKRAASFSVPPREAEDAIEEGVAAMEPGSFRRHFVQQHKNGNFDSPGVTTSFLDFLDLYGNFAGEDLAETEEDSVVSEDRETRTLPWEQTPLIQRARRRSRVGRPGDASNMKTFFTLLKAFVGTGIIFLPKAFRNGGILFSSITLVTVALITTVCFRLLLQCRRQYGGGYGEIGERIAGPRLRSLILSSITISQIGFVCTCFIFTAENIQAFLKAMATNISTGSLILLQLLVLIPLAWIRNISKLGPAALLSDVFILLGLGYIYWYDVATLVTRPGADPTVELFNPHSFTLTIGSSIFTFEGIGLVLPIQSSMRKPQHFDRLLYIVMAIITTLFTAVGALSYATFGNRTQTEIFSNFPQTDRLVNTIQFLYSLAILVGAPIQLFPATRIMEGKLFGHKSGKGDTSIKWKKNIFRMVLVLCCAFISSVGAGDLDKFVSIIGSFACVPLVYIYPAYLHWKGVAELPWEKRGDIAMMVLGFVFMIYTTIATLAVWVQGSP